One Malus domestica chromosome 11, GDT2T_hap1 genomic region harbors:
- the LOC139189520 gene encoding uncharacterized protein yields the protein MLLPMLPDSISIPRILILRLGIPKTLGVILLILPCQLTDRSGIREVSPDRERLLLAVQDRLGRLISQDRDVLLRGEVTKATEVVVNVSKLRDVLITYHWVDWLHYNRAHIDCYGKSVTFHHPGLPTVTFMGERGGVRHDVISAIRARKYLSKGCQGYLAHVVLNDVAPNSVEEVGVVRHYPDVFPDDLPRLPPDRDVEFAIDLLPGTDPISLTPYIMAPAELRELKIQLIKRFVIVFIDDILVYSKSKVDHIRHLNLVLKKLKEHRLYAKFSKCQFWLNEVAFLGHVVSAQGIQVDPQKITAVENWEQPRTITEVRSFLGLAGYYRRFVQDFSMIALPLTKLTRKDVKFDWDENCEQSFQQLKYCLTHAPVLVLPDDSGNFEIYSDASLNGLGCVLMQHNRVIAYASRQLKIHERNYPTHDLELAAIVFPLKIWRHYLYGKKCKIFTDHKKLQYLFTQHDLNLRQRRWMKLLSDYDCTIEYHPGHANVVADALSRKPEGGLNVLYACRVPLLAELRATGVKLELEDRKEAFLASFQVRLVLVDRVLETQMEALGPKLLYNTAYHPQTDGQSERTIQTLEDMLRSSVL from the exons atgctgCTCCCTATGCTTCCGGACAGTATTAGTATTCCCAGGATCCTTATTCTCAGACTAGGTATTCCCAAGACCCTGGGGGTTATACTTCTTATTCTTCCATGCCAGCTAACAGATCGTAGTGGCATTAGGGAGGTCAGCCCCGACAGGGAGAGGTTGTTGCTAGCGGTGCAGGACCGTCTTGGCAGGTTAATCAGTCAGGACAGGGACGTACTTCTCAGGGGCGAGGTAACCAAGGCAACAGAGGTCGTGGTGAACGTCAGCAAGCTCAGGGACGTGTTAATCACGtatcact gggtggattggttgcattataatcgtgcccatatagattgttacgggaaatcagttacttttcatCATCCTGGACTACCAACGGttacttttatgggtgaaagaggtggggtgagacatgatgttatttctgccataagaGCAAGGAAGTATTTATCGAAGGGTTGTCAAGGATacttagcacatgtggtgttaaatgatgttgccCCTAACAGTGTAGAGGAAGTTGGAGTAGTCAGgcactatcctgatgtattcccAGATGATTTGCCCAGATTGCCGCCagatagagatgtggagtttgctattgatttgcttccaggtacagaTCCTATATCTTTAACTCCATACATAATGGCTCCAGCTGAACTaagagagttgaaaattcagttaataaag agatttgtcattgtttttatcgatgatattctggtatactctaagtctaaagtagatcatattcgacatcttaatttggtattgaagaaattgaaggagcatcggttgtatgccaagttcagtaaatgtcagttttggttgaatgaagtggcatttttggggcatgtagtatcggcacaaggaattcaagtagatcctcaaaagataacagcagtggagaattgggaacaaccacgaaccatcactgaggtacggagttttctaggtctagcaggttattatcgacggtttgttcaagatttttctatgattgctttgccactaacgaagttaaccaggaaggatgttaagtttgattgggatgagaattgtgagcaaagtttccagcaattgaaatattgcctcactcatgctccagtattggtacttcctgatgatagcggtaactttgagatttacagtgatgcttctttgaatggtttgggatgtgttttgatgcagcataatagagtgattgcctatgcttctcgacagttgaagattcatgaaaggaattaccctactcacgatcttgagttggcagccattgtctttcctttgaaaatttggaggcattatctctatggtaagaaatgtaagatcttcacagatcataagaaacttcagtatctttttactcagcatgatcttaatcttcgtcaacgAAGGTGGATGAAGttactaagtgattatgattgcaccaTTGAATATCATCCGGGTCAtgcaaatgtggtagctgatgcactgagtaggaaacctgAAGGTGGACTCAATGTTTTATATGCTtgccgtgttcctcttcttgcagaattgagagctactggagtaaagttggagttAGAAGATCGAAaagaagcttttcttgctagtttccaagtcaggctagttttggttgatcgtgtacttgaaactcagatg gaagctcttggtccGAAACTGCTTTACAACACTGCTTATCATCCCCAAACCGATGGACAATCAGaaaggactattcagacgttggaggatatgctgagatcttcagtgttatag
- the LOC103448405 gene encoding NEP1-interacting protein-like 1, translating into MSSFSIPHMMMEEMFSGLLRATFRSKEVVSLWVLAAIGDSSGGAVIQVTKRVVFAAFTCFLALGGAVVGAIHGAIKGQTTETGFLNGAGIGGLTGAIAAIQLMDLAVDGELLSKVAFLVGMVNGKVFMEWVSSALLKAYHWQVSNLETAYREISEIYDIGGMKGLSHDCIQKLPQSTFHSSRSSNIIESCSEFCCSICLQEFKDGENARELPICGHLFHMACIDQWLKRQASCPMCRLHVRIENVVDFRDC; encoded by the exons ATGTCTAGTTTTTCCATTCCTCATATGATGATGGAGGAAATGTTTTCAGGCTTATTGAGAGCCACATTCAGGTCTAAAGAGGTTGTTTCTTTGTGGGTTTTGGCTGCAATTGGTGATTCCAGCGGCGGAGCTGTGATTCAAGTCACAAAACGAGTTGTTTTTGCTGCATTTACCTGCTTTCTTGCACTAG GAGGAGCTGTAGTGGGAGCAATTCATGGAGCGATCAAAGGCCAGACAACGGAGACGGGGTTTCTTAATGGTGCCGGCATAGGCGGTTTGACAGGGGCTATTGCTGCCATTCAATTGATGGATTTGGCAGTGGACGGCGAGTTGTTGTCTAAG GTTGCTTTCTTGGTAGGTATGGTAAATGGGAAGGTGTTTATGGAATGGGTGAGTTCTGCATTGCTAAAAGCCTATCACTGGCAA GTTAGCAATCTGGAAACAGCTTACAGAGAGATTTCTGAAATCTATGACATTGGTGGAATGAAGGGGTTATCGCAcgattgcatccaaaagctcCCTCAAAGTACATTTCACAGCAGCAGGAGCAGCAATATCATCGAGTCTTGCAGTGAATTTTGCTGCTCAATTTGCTTACAG GAATTTAAGGATGGAGAGAATGCAAGAGAACTTCCCATTTGTGGGCATTTGTTTCACATGGCCTGCATAGACCAATGGCTAAAGCGACAAGCCTCTTGTCCTATGTGCAGACTACATGTCCGCATTGAAAACGTAGTAGATTTTAGGGATTGCTAG
- the LOC103448404 gene encoding reactive Intermediate Deaminase A, chloroplastic-like, translating into MAWCAARSYHMPAVDMGALCTRAPLAAGAGFASVAGSTLWRSLASSKPSSRFACLAISTDARIKEAVHTDKAPAALGPYSQAIKANNFVHVSGCLGLIPETGKFVSDNVEDQTEQVLKNMGEILKASGASYSSVVKTTILLADLKDFKKVNEIYAKYFPSPAPARSTFQVAALPLDAKIEIECIAAL; encoded by the exons atggcATGGTGTGCGGCGAGGAGCTATCACATGCCGGCGGTCGACATGGGCGCATTGTGCACCCGGGCTCCGTTAGCCGCCGGCGCGGGCTTTGCCTCGGTGGCCGGCTCCACTCTCTGGCGATCCTTGGCTTCATCGAAGCCCTCGTCTCGCTTTGCTTGCTTAGCCATTTCCACCGATGCTC GAATTAAGGAAGCTGTTCACACAGACAAGGCTCCGGCTGCATTGGGACCGTATTCTCAGGCAATCAAAGCCAACAACTTTGTCCATGTGTCGGGTTGTCTTGGTCTGATTCCAGAG ACAGGGAAGTTTGTGTCGGATAATGTTGAAGATCAGACAGAGCAG GTTCTAAAAAATATGGGGGAAATACTGAAAGCAAGCGGGGCCAGCTATTCTTCTGTGGTTAAAACGACTATTCT GTTGGCTGATTTGAAAGACTTCAAGAAAGTCAATGAAATCTATGCTAAAT ATTTTCCATCTCCAGCCCCAGCACGTTCAACATTTCAGGTAGCGGCGCTGCCATTGGATGCCAAGATTGAAATTGAGTGTATTGCAGCACTGTAA